TCATACCTAAGCTATATTCACTTAAGTGCAAGTCTTTCGATAACTAAATATAAAACAGTAATTTCCATAATAtagaaaatgtaatgcaaagcaaaaataaaaacagtaaatgtgttGTGTAACAATCCCTTTTTATGATGCATTCATATGATTAAAAAGTGCTGGTAAAACAAAATTGCAGGCTAAAAGTTTTCTTTATCACTAAAATAGCCTGTCTTCAACATCTGTCATGTTGTGCTACACTTTAATTTTCAAGTCAGGCTGTCTACAGTCCAAAATTGCTATAGCTACACTGTCAGTTTCACCTCCCTTTCTATTCGAAAATAACAATAGcagtaataaaaagaaaacagtcaaGCATTCTTATATATCTATTCTCACATCCTCTCAATCCATGTcagaatatttttagtttttatttctttcacattcagttaattaattatttagacTGAATGGCCCTAAGCACAAGCTGAAGTTGCAGATGGCActttctgtaatgttgatttcAGTAATGCTGACTGAAGCATGCCTTATTAAACCTGTTCCGAGTCTTCACAAGCGCACCAAAGCATTCAGAGTTCTCAGCCTGCGCACAATGTCAGACCACAATGCTGTCCATCTCTGTGGATGCAGTGACCAGGCTCATCTTCCTCTGCTGCATGTCGTcttcctctgctgctccagGCAGACTGCCCTCCTCCAGCTCTCTGCTAACCTGTGCAGGTTCAGGGGCAGGGCTAGGACAGGGAACAGGTGGGCCATTAGCACTGGCTTCCGCCATCTGGTCGGCGGAGGAGCAGCAGTCTGTGGGCTCCAGGGCACGGGCCAAGCCGTGGCCCGGGTCCTGGTGGATGGTGTGGCAGCGGGTCAGTCTTCTGCCCTGGCCCTGTGAGGCCAGCAGGACGGGGGAGAGAGGGCGTGGCGAGGGGTGGCCGAACGGGACACAGCCATCCACCGTCTCCCCTCTGTGAAGACACCTCTCATCGCTGCGGCCGCCCGAAGCCTGCGAGCGACACAAGCGCAACACATCACCAATGGCTGGGCACAAGAGTGTTTGAGACATAATGCAAAGATCGTTACCAGGGTCGGAGACTCCGTGGAGGCAGTGGTTGTGTCCGCTAGAAAGGATTTCTtctgctgtatactgtgtgatACAAAACATGTCAGAATTCAGAAAGGACAGAAAGAACTATATTTTGTTGAAGTTATTAACCTTTTTGAAGTTCTAGTCGGGATACATGGGTTTTTCTGGTTTAGGATGGATAAATAAGTTGACAGGTAGCACAGCTCCACTGTGGATGCTTGGTGCACGCTCTCTGCTGCTACCTGTGTAAAGTCTGCTCCTGTAGCCTCCACCCAGTACTACCTCCCCGTTCCTTCATCCTCTGGGCGAGCGAGGGCACTGCATCAGGAGAAACCACTGATAAACGCAGAGCCAAGTCTAATTCATGCCAATTCATGCGGTAATGGTGGTTTTTGCTCTCGGTGGCGTATGGTATGAGGAACCCGTACTTTTCGCTACATCTCCTTGGGGTGTGCAGAGCTGTTTGAATAAGTCAGCTTCATGAGTGGGGCTGCTGGCTTTCTGTAGAATCTTCAAAATCGCTGTGTTCTgcaaaatgttgtttttctcatttggtattcttattttatatatataaaaaattgttAACTAAACATGAATGCATCTCtgaacatggaaacaaaaatattaacattagaGATGCACTGAACAAATGTGCCGGTGAACGAAATCAGCCGGTTTTCTGTGCGATTGGCCATAATTATTGACTGGCAGATTAGTCTCACATACCCGCTTCTCTTCCGATCATATTTACACTTGTTCACCACACGAGGGCGACAACACAAATAACTGTGACTGCATTAGACCTACATGCTGACAATAATAAAGCCTTCAGTTTTCGTTTCTATTACCTGGTGCACTTGTTTTCATCtggaaaagtaaaaatattgctctttattttatttggaggtctgtgaaaagaaaaggtttgtCCTATAACCTAGAGCACATTTTTATGTTGAGATGTAAGAAGTCTCCTTTAAACgaaaagttaaaacaaaaatgtttctgtatgctGTTATAATTCTTAGAAAGAAAGATTGAGCATTGGAATCGGCCAGTCACACGTTTAAAACAATTTGCAAACAGTGCATTTCTAAAATGCGgcttttatttcaatttttcaaataaataactttGCAACGTCAAAGGTAACCCAAGCAGAGAAACGTTCCCTTAGGCTGAGCCAGGTGTTTGGCGTTAGACGGTACCTTGCTGGCGGTCTCCTGAGCACAGTCGAGGGGCGTCCTCTGTCTCTTGTTCCTGAGGTGCGTCAGAGCTCCGGCCTGCAGCAAAAGCTCCACCAGCGTCTGATGACCTCCTCTCACTGCCTCATGCAAGGCTGTGTTGCCCTGGTTATTGGCCAGGTTCACCGAAGCGCCACTCTGCAATAAGCAATAAAGGAAGCGAGACGGTCAACGGACCGGTACTCGAGTCGGATTTCCTAACACGTCAGTGCTGTGGAGCGCGCAGGATACCGGCAGCAGGAGCGCCACAGTCTCTTCGTGTCCCTTCAGACAGGCCTGGATCAGAGGCGTGTTCCCAAACTGATCCCTCTTATTCAGCTTGGCATTGCACTGCAGCAGTGAGGTCACCACCTACACAACATGCACATGGAGGCCTGAGAGGATGCTGCTATTGGTGCTGTTGCTGTGATTCAGTGGAAAACGATCGTAATGAGTCTTCCCAATCGGCTTTAATTACATGATGATTTCGGATCATTGTTATGGCCTGTAATGAGCAGTGTTGTGTCATCGTGTCAATAATGCTGGTAACGTTTATATAACAAAGAAGTGCGGAAATCAGATTTGTTCCCTGTGCTGTCGTCATTGCGATCACTTGAAATGCCAGGTTTGACACTAGGACTGAAatgagctgtttgtgtgtgactgcttGCTGCTCAAATGGTGAATAAAAGGGGGAAAATGAAAGTCCCGAAGCACCACCCCGTTATGGTGGGCAGGGTCCGGCCCAGGCTGTGCAGCAGCACCTGTACGTGGCTGTTCTGGCAGGCCAGATGGAGGGGCGTGGCGCTCTGGCCGTTTCGGCTGTTGATGTTGGCGCCGTGGTGGATGAGCAGGGCGAGCAGCGCCGTGTGCCCGTGTAGAGCAGCCACGTGCAGCGGCGTGAAGCCATCCACGCTGCTGCTGTTCACACCAAGACAGTCCGGCTGCTGCGCCGAGAACCTCTggagacacacgcaggcacacggGCGTACACACGCGGGTAAGCACAAAGTATTTCGCGGAAGTAAATAACAGGAGTGTACTGTATCTAGCAGCGTAGGcgtgtttttaaataaaccttttgcATGGGTTCACATCTGGGACACTGGCACAAAGGGTGGCACAGTTCTGTCTTCTCAGGCATCTCTGCTTTCTCATCTGCCTCCAGGTCTTCATCTAACCACTCCAACAGGTAGCGCACCTGaattaccaacacacacacagacacacacacagacacacacacacacacacacacacacacacacacacacagagcttaaaTACTATAACCACTGCAGCTTGGATTTCTGCTGTGGGTATCTGAATGCCTTCAAGATTCTTTCCAGTTTTTAAACAAAGCACATTACAATGAACGTGAAACAACGGCTCACCATTTCCACGTCTCCATCTGCCACTGCACGGAGCATCTTCTCCACCTGCCATGAGGAACAGAGAAGCACAGGGGAAACACTTAGCCCCTCGGCGCCCAGGGGGGAAACTCTTAGCCGCTTGGAGCCCAGGCAAAGCTTCCTTGAGGAGCAGAGATGGGGCACTGTGCTCACCTCCTTGTCGTGGGCATGCTCACTCTCCAAGCGGGCCTCCACAGAGAGGCGAGAGAAGCTACTGGATACAGAGGAGCGTCGGCTACTGTATTCCGATGGCTGTGGAGAGTGACCAGGAGACTGACGGAGAGAAGGAAGTCAAGAAAACTATGTAGTCAGTTCGGAGTTGCATCTCTGAATGGTGCcgttttcatatttaaaaagtgtAGAGTCGTCTCTTAGCTTACCTCAGTACTGCTCCCCTTTTTACTGGAGTTATTGTGTGCACGCTCTAGCAAGGACAGAACCTACAGAatgaagacaaaacactgaCTACCGCACCACATGATCAGCAATGCCCTATTCTTCAAATGGGAGTTTCAAATGGGAAATTAACCCACAAACATTAGTTCACAAACACTTCTACACAAATATAGAAATGCATTATTCAGCAAACCTCCCCTCTGGTGGTCAGCTTTGAACCCTTCGCAGTAGTACATAGCTAGGAAGGTTCCGGTATGGGTTCTGCATGTGCGGTGTTGCTGTGTGGGGTGCTGACCTTGGCATTGAGCGCGCAGTGCAGCGGGCTCTGACCGGCCTTGTTGTGAAGGAGCGTGGAGGCGCTGTTCTCCAGCAGGACCTCCATGATGCCCTCATAGCCCCAGCGAGACGCCACGTGCAGAGCCGTATCCCCCTTATCATTCTGCACGTCCAGCCGGCACGCCGGCAGGTCATAATGGACCAGCGCCTTCACGCACTgggagacacacgcacacgcacgggATAACGCAACAGTGCCACCGGGGAGGCATAAGCATGCTGGGCGTATTTCACCCCGAGCTGGCCTTCGAGGCCCAGGCAGGAGTGCGTGAGACTGGGTGTGGGGTTCGCTGCCACTCACGTCCTCGTGGCCGTACATGCAGGCCAGGTGCAGAGGTGTGTTTCCGTAGTTGTCCTGGGCGTCCGTGGTCGCCTTGTAGTGCAGCAGCAGGAGCTAGcggggagagaatgagaggacagagtgagggagaggagctGGCCCTCTACAGCCATGTCTGTGTCCCTGAACGGCACGGCGACGTGACTGAAAGCAGGACGCTCACCGTCACACTCTGGTAGCCCTTCTGGCAGGACAGGTGGAGCGGGGTGAGACTGTGGTAGTCCGTGGCATTCACCGCAGCTCCCTTCGACACCAACAGATCAATCAGCAGAGACTGACCTAaccacccacccgcacacacacagggaataTCATTTATACTGCCTCCTGTCAAGTCTCCTATCCAGTCACTTACAGAAGTGAAGCCTGCAACACTGGCAATGAACATATTCTGATTAAAGGCATATGTGTTCTTTACAGTATCAGCCCGAGCACACTAGACCCACACACAGCTCTTAACATTAGGGAGCAGCCAAGACGTCATGACATGTAAAGAGTTACTCGTGAAACCACTGCAAGCCGTGTGGAGGTACCCAAGTTATGTGGGCACGCAATGTAAAGTATATCAGGAGACAGCTAACCACATATAGCAGCAACATGAAGAGGAGTGTAGCCTCGGTCATCCCGGGAATACGGCGTGACTATGGAGGGGTCATTCAGCCTCCTGGATGAGGAAAAAGGCAAATAATAAGGAGAAAAAGATGAACACTCTCTTGTTCACAAAGAAGAGGCCTACTATGAACAATCCTTAATAATATTCATAAAGTTGGATTATTATTACTTGTTGAAATAACCATGTACAGCTGTTGCGGAGATACTTCTTAAGTGCTTAGTAGCAttttgaaaagagaaaatacTTTTCAATAGTCACGTAATTGAATGTGTCACGGTAATAGTCAGTGTGTctcactgtgtatgtgtgtgtgtgggggggggggggttatgagagaggaagagagaatcTGACCCTGACAGTCGCAAGTCACATGAGTCACAGGAGCAGAGTGGGTGACACATCCTACTTCTGtcattctcactctcaccctcactgaGCAAGCGCTGCACCTCAAGATCATTCCCATTCGCTATATGctgcagacacagagatggaacacacatacacacacacagatttagaATATAGATAAGATATTCACACATAGATTACAAAATAACCTCAGTTTAACCATGTAAACACCAAAGGTCTATCCACGTCCATACACGTAGCATACATGAAGTCATGGtcaaaagttgagactgacaaattttgcttttcacaaagtttactgcttcagtttttttttttattgtcagatgtttatatggtaaaGTGAAGtgcaattataagcatttcataggttttttaactttttattgacaaatacatccagtttaagcaaagaggtcatatttacagtgttgacccttattttttaagacttctgcaattcgccttggcatgctggatatcagcttctgggcaaaatctttactgatggcaacccattcttgcctaatcagtgcttggagttgatcacagtttctgtgtttgtccaccctctttttgaggattgaccacaggttctcaatgggattgagatctggggagtttcatGGCCATGAATGgcaatttcagtgttttgtacaCTGAGCTGCTTGGTTATCAcgtttgccttgtgacatggtgctccgtcatgctggaaaaagcatggTTCATCACCAAATCCTGGATCGCTGGGAGACGGTGCTTTTGGAGGATGTTTTGTTACCATTCcgtattcatggcagtgttcttaagcAAATAATGCAAATTTGTCAAATCTGCAAATAACATCTTCTTTATTTCAAGAGAGAGTAGAACTGCAAGCTGGCTTTTATTCTCACCTCAAACAAACAGTCTATAGGTGCAGAAGAACTCTGAGAAAGAAGGTTCATCTTCTGCCTGAGGAACAGTTTATCACTGAGCTCCCCTGATCCCTGCACAGCAGAGAACATATCTGACATTGTCTATAAAGCATTATTAAGCAAGAAAATaacaacatgaatgaataatggTTGAGAAATCTTATAAGCTCTCGTAGCAAAAAAACAGGATCCACTCTAACATAGCATGTGATAAGATAACATGATCATAGCATTTTCCCCTTATAGAACTGACAGTCTAATCTCTCAGGTGAAGTGCTTCAAATATTGCctggttttcattttcatattattgCTCATTATATATtccaaaaatataatacaaatcaATGTCCTATTTAGTTGGAAAATTGATGCACTTTTTCACTGTGCAAAAACAGCATCATTTTTATGCTAGGTCCAGCTGTTCTGAGAGTCAGATGAGATGCCAGTGGTTAACCCTGAAGTGAACTAAGGGGAGGGCTAagctctgctctgttctccCTCACCATGGACCCTGGACTGAGGTTGCCTTGGTTGATGTACTCCACAGCTGCCTCGAACGAGGTCAGGCAGTAACTCAGCTCATCCTTGGCGGAGTTGCAGAAGTGGAAGTTCTTTATGTAATTAAGATTTGCCATCCTTGGAAAGgagaacaaacatttataaaatgattaatattcACATAATTATGCTCTCAGTGGCTCAAAGAAAAAGGCACGCATGAACAGTCTACCTTAAGGGACATttgcaaaaaagagaaaacctgCTCCACACACAATTTTTGGTAGAGAATGACCTTAACAGTAAAGAATTATATTAAGGAAATGACTTAAAACCATGATCCGTTTCCATTTTGCCCATTTGCAGCTTGGCTGCCCAGATGCAgtaacacaaaagaaaaaaggaaaaaataggATAATAAATGCAACAggtcatgcacacaaacacagccgaTTAAATCAACGTGCTAGTCACAGAGGGGAGTGCTCGGCAGGCCTAGGTTTATGTGCACGCATGCTCTTCTCTCATGCCCTTTAACTCCATGATGAGCCATAGTCAGCTACACACTGGAGCACACTTTGAGCATCCAAACAAGTCTGCTGAGCATGCGAAAGGTTTCTTGTGAACATGTACAAGCCCCAGGACTTAACATTTTGGCAAAGGTCCATTTAGGGGCTCCACAGAAAGGTTTCTGTAGTAAAAGCCTTTACTACTTATTTCCAGCTGAATGTGATGAGCTGACTAAGGGGGAGGTTTACCGCTATACTCACCAATTAGGAATCTCTGTTTTCACCAGCAGATACAGAATAACTGAAAGAAGATCATCTGCACATATTGCCTTAAAGTTGActacagagagcgagagagagagagagagagagagagagagagagagagagagagagagagagaaagagagaaaacagatcaGTGTATACAGAAGTGGGTTGGTCAATAGCACTATCACATGTAGAACTCCTAGTTCTGTAGAACTCCTGTTTAGGATTTGTCTGGTTTTCATTGAAATAGGTTTATATGTTATACCACACTTGCCAAAAACTATGCCCACATGTGCAGCTAAAAGCTAAAAACACttaaatgtctcacacacacacacacacacacacacacacacacacaacttgcaGCAGCATACCTGCACGGCCACGCGACTGCATAATGGTGAGTGCGACCTTCCTGAGGCAGAGCAGTTTCTGCTGAGGGGAGGTGCAGTGATTCAGTTGAACCAGCTCCCTCTTAGCACGGGGAATGTTTatactgcgcacacacacacacagagtgagagagagagagagagagcgagagagagagagagagccaatgTGAAATCCCTTTAAATCTTGGAACAGCTTTCAGTTTCTGACTTTAATCATAACAGATTGTCTGACTACCTCTGGACTAAAAAAGGATGTGAAAGCAGTTAAGTCGTCAAATCCCTTTTTACATTCTTAAGAAAAGGGATGTTCACCTGAATTCTGACTTCACACCCAGATCTTTCTGCTGCAAATCCTGCAGTCCTCGTGCTGTTTTATTGAATGCAGCATCCTATTAAAGTATAATGTGCATGATTTATAATAGATCAACGTTAGGTATAACTGCAACAAGAAAGTAGTTACAAAAGCATGCATACACTCATccaggagaaagaggggaaaagtTAAAAACATCAGATTGCcccaaatatttaacaaaaaaacccaaaacaaaaccaaacacacacacctggcttgCTTCAAGAGTTCCCACGTAACTAAAGAGGAAATCATGGATACCATGATGTATGTacatctgccaaaaaaaaaaaaagcacagtgtGAAGAATAGATGCTCTATTCATAAATGCATCCTGAAACACCCAGAATCTACCATGCAGCATGCGGACAGTGCCAAGTGGCTGAAGGCAGTCAGACTCTGCAGGTTCATGTCTCACCTCTACTGCCTGCTTGAGAAGAGTCATCTGGAGCTCCTGCTTGGCCAGCACCTTCTGAAATCCAGAACATTCCCATCATCAGCCCGCAGCATGAGATGCCAGCGCAGACATAGTGGCAGAGTGCACGCAGTAAGCTCTACGTACCAGACGGGAGTCTCTCAGCAAACACTGAAGACACTTTGTGTACACAGCATGTACGGAGTCCTAGGGAGAAGGAACGGCGTGTGGGGTTATCCTCCGCTATACTCTAGCGCATGAAGGAGCAGAAAGGAGGAGCCCATCTTACTATGTGATGCCGGAGGCCcttcctctcttgctctttgAGGGAATGGCAGAGGGCCGTGATGAGCTTGTCCAGTTTCTCGGAAGAGCGGCCCAGGAATTTCCTTGCATCCTCGGCATTGTTCAGGCAGGACAGGGCAGGGACGGGACTCAGCTCCACTGATAAATGGTGCAGGTAAAAGAGAACAGGTCTGAATGGACCACAGAAGCCATGAGCTGCTCGTGTGTCTCAAGGCGTAAGCTTACAGTCAGCGATTCTGCAGACACTGAAGTCTCCTCACTACTGCTTTAGAAACTTCCTTTCTGGAGGaatgatgcaataaaacagATTCTGCGTAGGCCCTGTGGTACGTCCAGAATGAACTGCATTTAAATATCAGAGTTGAAGTGAAATTTCCCCACAGTAAGAATGTGGTGCGTTTCATAGTTGATGTCACTGGAACATGCATGATGATCACTAGACATGGAAAGAGGCCAATAACACTGCAAGTGCCGACTCTGCAGAGGGAACAGAAGGACGCCGCTCTACCTCGGTTTGTCTTGCAGTCGAAGGGCTGAGAGACGCACAGGATACTGTAGGCCTGCTCCTTCTCATTGTAGAAGGTCTCTTCGAATAGAATGGGCACAGAAAATCCTGAACCCAAATGCACCTGGTTATTTTCTATGGTTACTTCCTGAAAGACACATTGTAGGACCCTGCTTAAAAACAATGCTCACAACTGCATTTGGCTGGTCagaggtgggtgtgtttgtgcgctgCGGGTGGGTACCTTGCCATCGATGGTCTGGTAGCCCTCTTCTGCCGGATGGAGGACATAGCTCTCAAACTGCGCTGCTGAGTAAGAACCACCTGATAAACTTCCATGGCAAGGAACCAAGACCTGAAGCATATGACCAGAAGTCATATGCAAAGCAGAAACTCATGGGTCAGCTCAGTCTGAGTGAATACTCAAGTAACAACCATTTCACTCTGTAGTATCTCTGGTATCTGTGGTCTAATGCACTCTAACACTCACCCAGGCCAACCTTGACAGCTAAAATGTCTGACATCAGTTTCAAAACAAGATGATAGGCTGCAATTGTGGTTAAAAGATGTGAAAATCGACCATGATGCTTCCAACTTGATATTTCAGACTCAAAGTaaaaactattatttatttatttttgtcattcacacttcagacaaaaaaaaacatattatacaGGTACAGATATGCTACCGAGGGACTTTCAGCAGCACCAATATCAATATTCCAGTCTGATAAGAACAAGACAAATAGTttttgcagaaatattttaacCCAGTGTTGTTTAAAGAAGATCTTGTTAATGTGATCTATCTGTACAGAGCCTCCCATTGATTCAGCGTGCCAT
This region of Electrophorus electricus isolate fEleEle1 chromosome 2, fEleEle1.pri, whole genome shotgun sequence genomic DNA includes:
- the ankrd27 gene encoding ankyrin repeat domain-containing protein 27 isoform X2, with translation MAVYDEDILKNPFYLALEKQRPDLCSRVAELHGIVLVPCHGSLSGGSYSAAQFESYVLHPAEEGYQTIDGKEVTIENNQVHLGSGFSVPILFEETFYNEKEQAYSILCVSQPFDCKTNRVELSPVPALSCLNNAEDARKFLGRSSEKLDKLITALCHSLKEQERKGLRHHIDSVHAVYTKCLQCLLRDSRLKVLAKQELQMTLLKQAVEMYIHHGIHDFLFSYVGTLEASQDAAFNKTARGLQDLQQKDLGVKSEFSINIPRAKRELVQLNHCTSPQQKLLCLRKVALTIMQSRGRAVNFKAICADDLLSVILYLLVKTEIPNWMANLNYIKNFHFCNSAKDELSYCLTSFEAAVEYINQGNLSPGSMGSGELSDKLFLRQKMNLLSQSSSAPIDCLFEHIANGNDLEVQRLLSEGESENDRSRMCHPLCSCDSCDLRLSGRLNDPSIVTPYSRDDRGYTPLHVAAICGQSLLIDLLVSKGAAVNATDYHSLTPLHLSCQKGYQSVTLLLLHYKATTDAQDNYGNTPLHLACMYGHEDCVKALVHYDLPACRLDVQNDKGDTALHVASRWGYEGIMEVLLENSASTLLHNKAGQSPLHCALNAKVLSLLERAHNNSSKKGSSTESPGHSPQPSEYSSRRSSVSSSFSRLSVEARLESEHAHDKEVEKMLRAVADGDVEMVRYLLEWLDEDLEADEKAEMPEKTELCHPLCQCPRCEPMQKRFSAQQPDCLGVNSSSVDGFTPLHVAALHGHTALLALLIHHGANINSRNGQSATPLHLACQNSHVQVVTSLLQCNAKLNKRDQFGNTPLIQACLKGHEETVALLLPSGASVNLANNQGNTALHEAVRGGHQTLVELLLQAGALTHLRNKRQRTPLDCAQETASKNTAILKILQKASSPTHEADLFKQLCTPQGDVAKMPSLAQRMKERGGSTGWRLQEQTLHSIQQKKSFLADTTTASTESPTLASGGRSDERCLHRGETVDGCVPFGHPSPRPLSPVLLASQGQGRRLTRCHTIHQDPGHGLARALEPTDCCSSADQMAEASANGPPVPCPSPAPEPAQVSRELEEGSLPGAAEEDDMQQRKMSLVTASTEMDSIVV
- the ankrd27 gene encoding ankyrin repeat domain-containing protein 27 isoform X1 yields the protein MAVYDEDILKNPFYLALEKQRPDLCSRVAELHGIVLVPCHGSLSGGSYSAAQFESYVLHPAEEGYQTIDGKEVTIENNQVHLGSGFSVPILFEETFYNEKEQAYSILCVSQPFDCKTNRVELSPVPALSCLNNAEDARKFLGRSSEKLDKLITALCHSLKEQERKGLRHHIDSVHAVYTKCLQCLLRDSRLKVLAKQELQMTLLKQAVEMYIHHGIHDFLFSYVGTLEASQDAAFNKTARGLQDLQQKDLGVKSEFSINIPRAKRELVQLNHCTSPQQKLLCLRKVALTIMQSRGRAVNFKAICADDLLSVILYLLVKTEIPNWMANLNYIKNFHFCNSAKDELSYCLTSFEAAVEYINQGNLSPGSMGSGELSDKLFLRQKMNLLSQSSSAPIDCLFEHIANGNDLEVQRLLSEGESENDRSRMCHPLCSCDSCDLRLSGRLNDPSIVTPYSRDDRGYTPLHVAAICGQSLLIDLLVSKGAAVNATDYHSLTPLHLSCQKGYQSVTLLLLHYKATTDAQDNYGNTPLHLACMYGHEDCVKALVHYDLPACRLDVQNDKGDTALHVASRWGYEGIMEVLLENSASTLLHNKAGQSPLHCALNAKVLSLLERAHNNSSKKGSSTESPGHSPQPSEYSSRRSSVSSSFSRLSVEARLESEHAHDKEVEKMLRAVADGDVEMVRYLLEWLDEDLEADEKAEMPEKTELCHPLCQCPRCEPMQKRFSAQQPDCLGVNSSSVDGFTPLHVAALHGHTALLALLIHHGANINSRNGQSATPLHLACQNSHVQVVTSLLQCNAKLNKRDQFGNTPLIQACLKGHEETVALLLPSGASVNLANNQGNTALHEAVRGGHQTLVELLLQAGALTHLRNKRQRTPLDCAQETASKNTAILKILQKASSPTHEADLFKQLCTPQGDVAKMVSPDAVPSLAQRMKERGGSTGWRLQEQTLHSIQQKKSFLADTTTASTESPTLASGGRSDERCLHRGETVDGCVPFGHPSPRPLSPVLLASQGQGRRLTRCHTIHQDPGHGLARALEPTDCCSSADQMAEASANGPPVPCPSPAPEPAQVSRELEEGSLPGAAEEDDMQQRKMSLVTASTEMDSIVV